TCCACCGCGACGCAGGACATCAGCCGACGCATCACCGAGATCCAAGAAGACACTGCCGCGGCTGTGGCTGCTATTGAGCAGATCAGCATGATCATTCGCCAGATCGATGACACGCAGTCCACTATCGCTTCGGCAGTGGAAGAACAGACCGCGACCACCAATGAGATGGGCGCCAACATTCACCGCACCGCTAACGACACCACAGGTATTTCTCGTGAGTTGGCTGCGCTGGTGGATCGTGCCGGTCAATCATCGACAGTGGCGCTCACCGCGGCTGATTCAGCCCGTGAACTCGCTGATGAGGCAACCACTCTCAACACGTTGGTTTCGCGTTTCCGGCTGTAGACGGCGATCAGGTCACGTGTGCTTGGTGCCGTGTTCTGTGTGCCGCCGACCTGTTAAGAATTCGAGTTGTGGTGCGTTTCTTCCTTCGCGGAGAAACGCACCACCTCGTTTTCGCCTTCCATGCGCTCGCCGGTGACTGCCGACTTCACGAGGTTGGCCAGTTGCACAATCATTCCGCTTCCGGAGGAATCCCAGTACTCAGCTGTCTCGGCATCGACACGCAACAACACGTTGTCTGGGTTTTCTGGCCCGCCTTTGAGCCACGCGTCTGTGAAGGTGCCCCACAGTTCTTTCAACTTTTCTGGATCGTTCAAGATGCGTGCGGTGCCAGAGACAGAAACCCAAGAGCCAGAGCCCGCGAATGCCAGGTTCACTCGCGGGTTCGTGGACAAGTGGCGCACTTTCGCTGAATTTTTCTCGGTGATGAACCAGAAAGTCCCGTTCACTTCGGCTTCTTGGGTTGCCATGGGGATGGAGACAAGGCCGCCGCTTTTATCGACCATTGTCATCATCGCCACGCGTGTGTTTCTGATCAGCTCGGCAACTTTGGCTTGTCGCTGCGCGATACCAATTTCTTCTTCCACCAGGGGCCTCCACATTCACAACAGGTTTAAAACTGCTTGTGTGTTTGATATGCCCCGAAAATATCTGGGTTAGGCGAAGACATCAGAAACATATCGCTCGTGTTCCTGCTCCATTGAAGTTAGCCATTCCTGTGCCTCATCGATGGAGATGTTTTTCGCCTCGGCGCAAATACGTGCGCACACCTGACGAACCGCTGGCGCCATACGTTCACCGTCTCCACACACAAACAGGCTCGCACCGTCGTTGACCAGGTCGATAATGTCGTTGCGGTCGGCCCACATGCGATCTTGCACGTACCGCATAGGTCCTTCAGGGCCTTCTTCGGGAGTGCGTGAGAAAGCCGGCCGGACATCAACAATTCCTTCTTGCTCCCAGGCCGCGAATTCCTCGGCATACAGCAAGTCGGTGTGAGGGCTGTGGCAGCCGAAAAAGAGCAATGCCGCAGCAGGTGTGACTCCTTCTTCTTGGGCTTGCAATGCGCGTTGCTGCACGAACCCGCGAAACGGCGCGATGCCTGTTCCGGTGCACGCCATGATCACAGGAGTTCTCACATCCTGGGGGAGGTTATTTGCCATGCTGCTGCTACGCACACTCACCGGGATTCTGGCACCAGGGCGGGTGCCAGCCAGATACGAAGAAGCCACCCCGTGGTGCTGTCCACGCCCGGAACGAGCAGGTTCGGACAGGTGTGCGACAGTCAAAGTGACATGGTCACTGCTCCACAAAGGTGAAGAACTAATTGAGTACTGCCGGGTGCTCAACGGAGTGAGCATGCTCAAGAAACTCGATAGAGAAAGAGAAACCGAACGGAACTCCTCCAACAAATCCAGCACGGATCGACGTTTCT
This region of Dermatophilus congolensis genomic DNA includes:
- a CDS encoding pyridoxamine 5'-phosphate oxidase family protein, translated to MEEEIGIAQRQAKVAELIRNTRVAMMTMVDKSGGLVSIPMATQEAEVNGTFWFITEKNSAKVRHLSTNPRVNLAFAGSGSWVSVSGTARILNDPEKLKELWGTFTDAWLKGGPENPDNVLLRVDAETAEYWDSSGSGMIVQLANLVKSAVTGERMEGENEVVRFSAKEETHHNSNS